In Camelus bactrianus isolate YW-2024 breed Bactrian camel chromosome 10, ASM4877302v1, whole genome shotgun sequence, a genomic segment contains:
- the DCUN1D5 gene encoding DCN1-like protein 5 isoform X4, protein MCDCTEKLQNKFDFLRSQLNDISSFKNIYRYAFDFARDKDQRSLDIDTAKSMLALLLGRTWPLFSVFYQYLEQSKYRVMNKDQWYNVLEFSRTVHADLSNYDEDGAWPVLLDEFVEWQKVRQTS, encoded by the exons GTGTGACTGCACAGAAAAGTTACAGAACAAATTTGACTTTTTGCGCTCACAGTTGAATGATATTTCTTCATTTAAGAATATCTACAGATATGCCTTTGATTTTGCAAGG gATAAAGATCAGAGAAGCCTTGATATTGATACTGCTAAGTCTATGTTAGCTCTTCTGCTTGGTAGGACATGGCCACTGTTTTCAGTATTTTACCAGTACCTGGAG CAATCAAAGTATCGTGTTATGAACAAAGATCAGTGGTACAATGTATTAGAATTCAGCAGAACGGTCCATGCTGATCTTAGTAACTATGATGAAGATGGTGCTT GGCCTGTTCTTCTCGATGAATTTGTTGAGTGGCAAAAAGTTCGTCAAACATCATAG